The Candidatus Limnocylindrales bacterium genomic sequence GCAGATCCGCCGCGAGGGCTTCCATGCGCGCCTTGTTCTCCTGGAACTCCGGCGACGTCGTCCGGATCTGGCTGGTCAGCTTTCGCAAAAGGTCGCCTCAGGATTTCTGGCGGGACTCTCCGGCCGGTTTGCCCGTGAGCTCGCGCTGCCGCGCGGTGACGAGCGCTTCGAGCACCGGCAGCACTTCGGCGGTCTCCCGAAACAACAGCGTGTTCCAGCCGAGCGCGCGCGCAGCCTTCAGGTTCTGCCCGATGTCGTCGACGAAGAAGATCTCGTCGTGCGCGACGCCGAGCTTCTCTCGCGTGATTTCGTAGATGCGCGGCTCGGGCTTGCGTGCTCCGACTTCGCTGGAATCGATGATGACGTCGAACAGCGACGCGGGATCGAGAACCCGCTCCCACTCGGCCCGCCACTCCCTGACGTTGTTGGTCAGCAGCGCCGTCGGCATGACCGCGCGGATGCGACGAACCGCGTCGAGCATCTGTGGCCGCAGCCGCGCGCGCTGGCCCATCGGATCGGGGCTGCCCATGAACGACTCGGCCTGCTGCTCGCTGACGGTGCCGCCGGCATCATGAATCGCGCGGCGAAGTGCGGCGGTGAAGTCCGAATACGGGACCTCTCCGCGCTCGAGCCTGGCCCAGATGCCGTCGTTGCCGAAGAATTCCCGCCGCAGCGGCCGCCAGATGTCCTCGGAAAGGCCGGTCTTGCCGCCGAATGCCGCGACTTCGCTCGGGCCGCCTTCGATCAGCACGCCGCCGTAGTCGAAAACGGCAGCGCGGATCCGGCTGGGGTCGATATGGTCGAGCCCGTTCGTGCTGTCGGTGCTGTTCGTGCTGGCGGTTGCGGACACGGCGGCGGAGTTGACCAGAAAAGTGCTTGCCAAGCCAGCCGCCTGTTGCGCTGGTCTGTTCCTGCTCGGAGCGGGCATACTCGCACGGCACGATCCCGTACGTCGGAGGTCCTCATGCACCGGAGCCGCCTCGCCACCATCGTCATCGACTGCGCCGACACCGGCTTCGAGACCGGCGCGAAGTTCTGGAGCGCTGCGCTCGGCAAGCCCGTCGTTGCGCATCGCCAAGGCAACGACAGGTTCGCGTCATTGAAAGGCCGGGTCGGCGGCGATGCGGGACTGTATATCGGACTTCAGCGCGTGCCTGCGGAGGAGCGGGCCGTGCACCTCGACATCGAGACGGACGACGTCGACGCGGAAGTCGCACGCCTCGAACAACTCGGCGCTCGTGTGAAGGCGCGCATCCGGCGCCATGTGGTCATGACCGCGCCGTCCGGCCACGCATTCTGCGTCGTCCCGGTCCAGCGCGGCGACTTCCCGCATGGTGCGACCGAGTGGCCTTGAGAAGAGCAGTTAATGAGGCTCTTCGCGGGTCACGGAGCGGCCGCCATCTCCTCGCGGTCGACGGCACGACATTCCCCGGGGAATGTTCGCGCAGCGGCGAGATTGCCGCGCTTCGCGTCCATGAAGGCGCGGCCGAAGTCGAGGTCCGCCTGATACTGGTTGTGTGCCGCGCAG encodes the following:
- a CDS encoding HAD family phosphatase; this translates as MASTFLVNSAAVSATASTNSTDSTNGLDHIDPSRIRAAVFDYGGVLIEGGPSEVAAFGGKTGLSEDIWRPLRREFFGNDGIWARLERGEVPYSDFTAALRRAIHDAGGTVSEQQAESFMGSPDPMGQRARLRPQMLDAVRRIRAVMPTALLTNNVREWRAEWERVLDPASLFDVIIDSSEVGARKPEPRIYEITREKLGVAHDEIFFVDDIGQNLKAARALGWNTLLFRETAEVLPVLEALVTARQRELTGKPAGESRQKS
- a CDS encoding VOC family protein, which produces MHRSRLATIVIDCADTGFETGAKFWSAALGKPVVAHRQGNDRFASLKGRVGGDAGLYIGLQRVPAEERAVHLDIETDDVDAEVARLEQLGARVKARIRRHVVMTAPSGHAFCVVPVQRGDFPHGATEWP